The Malus domestica chromosome 10, GDT2T_hap1 genome contains a region encoding:
- the LOC103445860 gene encoding G-type lectin S-receptor-like serine/threonine-protein kinase CES101 — protein MASCRTCLLIFSSLVWICYYTAASAQDTLKPGDTLKPGDTLNSTTYLCSAMGTFCLGFFVYDKSNSSQLCIQREGSGNQGWIASRDTPILYPSGVLTFDKNKTLKIVDRGGTRLELYSASIEIANSNTSTVVATLLDSGNFVVQEVNSIHGSKNRVLWQSFDHPIDTLYPGMKLGVNHRNGHILSLTSWSSQSNPEPGPFTLEWDHKTQELQIKRRGVVYWTSGASTSKRFKQLMSRYNISIVSNETEASFTYHPLNQTSTEWVLSLAGQLDNAGEFVIARTENCYGYNTDGGCQRWAEKPTCRHVGDIFELRRGYFTPTISNKTYPIDPNTSLSLSDCKDSCWKNCECLGFNVLDEDDQSGCQYYTRNISEFLEGSTGDTTFNILKTKSPRHNGKSTIQKRGYLLALVSQLLRKCALSGEKETKIIEDELLDLMKSDRPTDANAHQNHGYMRPDLSVFSYASVMAATCNFSPENKLGQGGFGPVYKGKLVTGQEVAVKRLSKCSGQGTLEFKNELVLIYELQHKNLVKLFGFCIHGEERMLIYEYMPNKSLDYFLFDSTRVTPLDWKKRFIIIEGIAQGLLYLHKYSRVTVIHRDLKASNILLDKNMNPKISDFGMARIFKHNELEANTNRVVGTYGYMSPEYAMQGIFSIKSDVYSFGVLMLEIVSGRRNNSFYNADRLLNIVGYAWELWKEGTVLEFMDPTLGDSCVKDQLLRCVHVGLLCVEENAADRPTMPDVVSMLTNQSTPMPLPAKPAFFTERNVVEAGLSGKKPEIFSANEISNSTDVPR, from the exons ATGGCTAGCTGCAGAACTTGCTTGCTCATATTTTCAAGCTTAGTGTGGATTTGTTATTATACAGCTGCAAGTGCACAGGACACACTCAAACCAGGTGACACTCTCAAACCAGGTGACACACTCAACTCTACAACTTATTTATGTTCTGCAATGGGGACCTTCTGCTTGGGTTTCTTTGTATATGACAAATCAAATTCCAGTCAGTTGTGCATACAGCGCGAAGGCAGTGGTAACCAGGGATGGATTGCCAGCCGAGACACACCTATTTTATACCCTTCAGGAGTTCTTACCTTCGACAAGAACAAAACGTTGAAAATTGTGGACCGAGGCGGGACGCGGTTGGAGCTTTACTCTGCCAGTATAGAAATAGCAAATTCAAACACTAGTACTGTGGTGGCTACTCTACTGGATTCTGGCAATTTTGTCGTACAAGAAGTGAACTCTATCCATGGATCGAAAAATCGGGTCTTGTGGCAAAGTTTTGATCATCCAATAGATACCCTTTATCCAGGCATGAAATTAGGGGTTAACCACAGAAACGGGCACATTTTGTCACTTACTTCATGGTCAAGTCAGTCCAATCCAGAGCCGGGGCCTTTCACCCTTGAATGGGACCACAAAACGCAAGAATTGCAGATTAAGCGACGCGGAGTGGTTTACTGGACTAGTGGAGCCTCTACAAGTAAGAGATTTAAGCAGCTGATGAGTAGGTATAATATTAGTATTGTTTCCAATGAAACTGAAGCCTCCTTCACTTACCACCCTCTAAACCAGACTTCAACTGAATGGGTGCTATCCTTAGCTGGACAACTAGACAACGCTGGAGAATTTGTGATTGCAAGAACAGAAAACTGTTATGGCTATAACACAGATGGAGGATGCCAGAGATGGGCGGAGAAGCCAACTTGCAGACATGTTGGTGACATATTCGAGCTAAGACGTGGTTACTTTACTCCAACCATCTCAAATAAAACCTACCCGATTGATCCTAATACAAGTCTAAGTCTTAGCGATTGTAAAGATTCTTGTTGGAAAAATTGCGAGTGCCTTGGATTTAATGTTCTAGATGAAGATGATCAATCTGGATGTCAATATTATACCAGAAATATCTCAGAGTTCCTTGAAGGCTCCACTGGTGATACTACTTTcaatattttgaaaacaaagtcaCCTCGCCATAATGGTAAATCTACT ATACAAAAACGCGGATATTTATTGGCACTAGTATCACAGCTGCTAAGAAAATGTGCACTTTCAG GCGAGAAAGAGACAAAGATCATTGAAGATGAATTGCTTGACTTAATGAAATCTGATCGACCTACTGATGCCAATGCACATCAAAATCATGGATATATGAGACCGGATTTAAGTGTCTTTAGTTATGCATCTGTAATGGCTGCCACATGTAATTTCTCTCCAGAAAACAAGCTCGGACAAGGGGGATTTGGTCCTGTTTATAAG GGAAAATTGGTGACGGGACAAGAAGTAGCTGTTAAGAGGCTTTCAAAATGTTCGGGGCAAGGAACACTGGAGTTTAAGAATGAATTGGTACTCATATATGAACTCCAACATAAAAACCTTGTCAAACTTTTTGGATTTTGCATTCATGGTGAAGAGAGGATGCTGATATACGAGTACATGCCAAACAAAAGTTTGGACTACTTTTTATTCG ATTCAACAAGAGTCACGCCACTTGATTGGAAGAAGCGTTTTATTATAATTGAAGGAATTGCTCAAGGATTGCTTTACTTGCACAAGTACTCAAGAGTAACAGTAATACATAGAGATTTAAAAGCAAGTAACATACTACTTGACAAAAATATGAACCCCAAAATATCTGATTTTGGTATGGCAAGGATTTTCAAGCATAATGAACTTGAAGCAAATACTAATAGGGTTGTCGGAACATA TGGTTACATGTCTCCTGAGTACGCCATGCAGGGCATCTTTTCCATAAAATCTGATGTTTATAGTTTTGGAGTGTTAATGCTTGAAATTGTAAGCGGCAGGAGAAACAATAGCTTCTACAATGCTGATCGTCTGCTTAATATAGTAGGATAT GCATGGGAATTATGGAAGGAAGGCACAGTTCTAGAATTCATGGATCCAACATTAGGCGATTCATGCGTCAAAGATCAATTGTTAAGATGTGTTCATGTTGGTCTGCTATGCGTGGAAGAAAATGCAGCTGATCGGCCTACCATGCCAGATGTTGTATCTATGTTGACAAATCAAAGCACACCGATGCCATTACCTGCAAAGCCAGCATTTTTTACAGAAAGAAATGTTGTTGAAGCTGGTCTAAGTGGAAAAAAACCAGAAATTTTTTCCGCAAATGAGATATCCAATTCAACTGATGTACCGCGATGA